In the Paraflavitalea devenefica genome, one interval contains:
- a CDS encoding FIST signal transduction protein: MKVAISSYNGAHFREHPGNDRPDNDKVQWVLGFGAKTLLEKGACYDQLSRQYPRASIVLCSTAGEIFDEEVYDDTVSITAVQFERTAIAAVSANIMDFADSYEAGIALVKRLPAVDNLCYIMVISDGTLVNGSELVNGINTATQCKVPVTGGMASDGDRFVSTLVGLNEDPAPGNLIAIGFYSNHLVVSHGSVGGWEMFGPERPISKSSGNCLYEINGEPALDLYRKYLGPYAAELPGSALLFPLSVKLSTGETVVRTILSIDSSTGSMVFAGDLPENAPVRFMRANFDRLIEAAGEAAVQASGDHTPALALLISCVGRKMILNGRIAEEVEAVRDTLGNQTLLTGFYSYGEIAPPKEGAHCALHNQTMTITTFTEK; the protein is encoded by the coding sequence GTGAAAGTAGCCATCAGTTCCTACAATGGAGCGCACTTCAGAGAGCATCCCGGCAATGACCGGCCCGACAATGATAAAGTACAGTGGGTTTTGGGCTTTGGCGCCAAAACACTACTGGAAAAAGGAGCATGCTATGACCAGCTTTCCCGGCAATACCCCCGTGCCAGCATCGTACTTTGTTCTACTGCAGGAGAGATTTTTGATGAAGAAGTATATGATGATACCGTTTCTATAACGGCTGTTCAGTTTGAGCGCACGGCTATTGCTGCGGTATCGGCCAATATCATGGACTTTGCTGATAGTTATGAAGCCGGCATTGCCCTGGTAAAACGATTACCGGCCGTGGACAACCTGTGTTATATTATGGTGATCTCCGACGGCACCCTCGTTAACGGTAGTGAACTGGTGAATGGCATCAATACAGCCACGCAGTGCAAGGTGCCTGTAACAGGTGGTATGGCCAGTGATGGCGACCGGTTTGTTTCTACCCTCGTAGGCCTCAATGAAGATCCTGCACCGGGCAATCTCATCGCCATTGGTTTTTATAGTAACCATCTTGTTGTATCGCATGGTTCGGTGGGCGGTTGGGAAATGTTCGGACCGGAAAGACCCATCTCCAAATCATCGGGCAATTGTTTGTATGAGATCAATGGCGAACCGGCCCTTGATCTGTACAGGAAATACCTGGGTCCCTATGCCGCTGAATTACCAGGATCGGCACTCCTGTTCCCGCTTTCTGTAAAGCTGTCTACCGGCGAAACAGTTGTCCGCACCATTTTATCTATTGACTCCTCAACCGGCAGTATGGTCTTTGCCGGCGATCTGCCGGAGAATGCACCGGTGCGTTTTATGAGAGCCAATTTCGACCGGTTGATAGAAGCTGCCGGTGAGGCGGCTGTTCAGGCTTCGGGTGATCATACACCCGCGCTGGCCCTCCTTATTAGTTGTGTGGGAAGAAAGATGATATTGAATGGAAGAATAGCCGAGGAAGTGGAGGCTGTGCGTGATACGCTGGGCAACCAGACTTTGCTGACCGGTTTTTATTCTTACGGCGAGATAGCGCCCCCGAAGGAAGGCGCCCACTGTGCCTTACACAATCAAACCATGACGATCACCACGTTTACCGAAAAATAG
- a CDS encoding PAS domain-containing hybrid sensor histidine kinase/response regulator: MKAPLHKLLERQIKKYFTPDCLNNERVQAFLDAVNNSYQSYERDQTLSAHASRISEQEYMEINARLREEIALKEKGLNSLKEVIRSLDDIGEADADPKDDLFGALAYLNRHIEHRKRTEAALLQNQEELKRLSLVASLNENGVIFTRPCGAIFYANDGFLKLTGYSMEEIVGKTPIELCKGDLTDKAVLRNMVDAFMEAKTFNIEVIHYRKNGAAFWGRVKGQPVLDNNGVILHYFAVIEDITDKKNADELLRKNEEKYRGIISNMNLGLLEVDLDGIIQFANQSFCDLSGYRYKELIGRNAARLFMKWDDQASIEGKNQMRLKGISDAYEMEITTRKGERRWWLISGAPQYNDQGEIVGSIGIHLDITGQKKMQLELIDARRLAEGSAQSKEAFLANMSHEIRTPMNAILGMGRQLKKTALDAKQQSFLDTINAAGENLLVIINDILDVSKIEAGKLIIEQIGFSINDLLSKITRVIIHKVEEKGLQFSIMIEEGIPAVLIGDPYRLNQVILNLVSNSVKFTERGIVAIRCYPGEGTDGSKTICIEVKDTGIGMDPEFQQRLFQKFQQEDISVARKYGGTGLGMNISKQLVELMGGCITVNSAKGEGTAVTICIPLLSGRPSDLPVKKETVADPDVLRQKKILLVEDNEMNRMVATAVLNNYGACVSEVVDGWEAVKAVKENHYDLILMDVQMPVMDGYEATRLIRQEGFHHLPVLALTANAIKGEYEKCMQAGMNGYVSKPFEEEELIKTVAGMLGTEVTTVPVPGKQVPAAALYSIEKLQQISMDNEEFIPKMLQLFLDEVPAAVQSIRQAYTGHDLKKVQAVAHRIKPALDNLCIGSLKQEIRDLEQMAKEGKNGTRMEGLIQKLEDVIGRVAADMRK; encoded by the coding sequence ATGAAAGCTCCCCTGCATAAGCTATTGGAAAGACAGATCAAGAAGTATTTCACGCCCGATTGTCTGAATAACGAACGGGTACAGGCATTCCTCGATGCCGTTAATAATTCCTACCAGTCTTACGAGCGTGATCAAACGCTTTCTGCTCATGCCTCGCGCATCAGTGAGCAGGAATATATGGAGATCAATGCCCGCCTCCGGGAAGAGATCGCCCTGAAAGAAAAAGGACTGAACAGCCTGAAAGAAGTGATCAGGAGCCTGGACGATATAGGAGAAGCTGATGCTGATCCAAAGGACGATCTCTTCGGTGCGCTGGCCTACCTGAACAGGCATATCGAGCACCGTAAAAGAACAGAAGCAGCCTTATTGCAAAACCAGGAAGAGCTGAAAAGGTTATCCCTGGTAGCCAGTCTCAATGAGAATGGTGTGATTTTTACCAGGCCCTGCGGTGCTATTTTTTATGCCAATGATGGATTCCTGAAGCTGACCGGTTATAGCATGGAAGAGATTGTTGGTAAAACTCCTATCGAGCTTTGCAAGGGTGACCTGACCGACAAAGCTGTACTGCGCAATATGGTGGATGCATTCATGGAGGCCAAAACATTCAATATAGAAGTGATCCACTACCGGAAGAACGGCGCCGCCTTCTGGGGCCGTGTGAAAGGTCAGCCGGTGCTGGATAACAACGGCGTCATTCTGCATTATTTCGCGGTGATCGAAGATATTACCGATAAAAAGAATGCAGATGAACTGCTGCGTAAGAATGAAGAAAAGTACCGGGGCATTATCTCCAATATGAACCTTGGCTTACTGGAGGTGGACCTTGACGGCATTATACAGTTTGCCAACCAGTCGTTCTGCGACCTGAGCGGTTACCGGTATAAAGAACTGATAGGCCGCAATGCAGCCCGTCTTTTTATGAAGTGGGATGACCAGGCCTCTATCGAAGGTAAAAACCAGATGCGCTTAAAGGGCATTTCTGATGCCTATGAAATGGAGATCACTACCCGGAAAGGAGAACGGCGCTGGTGGCTGATCAGCGGCGCACCCCAGTACAATGATCAGGGTGAAATAGTAGGCTCTATCGGTATTCACCTGGACATTACCGGGCAGAAGAAGATGCAACTGGAATTGATAGATGCACGTCGCCTGGCTGAAGGATCGGCGCAGTCGAAAGAAGCATTCCTGGCCAATATGAGCCATGAAATACGTACACCCATGAACGCTATCCTGGGTATGGGGCGGCAATTGAAGAAAACAGCCCTCGATGCGAAACAGCAATCTTTCCTGGATACGATCAATGCGGCTGGCGAAAACCTGCTGGTGATCATCAATGATATATTGGATGTGTCGAAAATAGAAGCGGGTAAGCTGATCATCGAACAGATCGGTTTCAGCATCAATGACCTGTTATCGAAGATCACGCGTGTGATCATCCACAAGGTGGAAGAAAAGGGCCTGCAATTCTCCATTATGATAGAGGAAGGAATACCTGCCGTACTGATCGGTGATCCTTACCGGCTGAACCAGGTGATCTTAAACCTGGTGAGCAATTCTGTAAAATTCACGGAGCGGGGCATAGTGGCCATCCGGTGTTATCCCGGTGAGGGAACCGATGGCAGCAAGACTATATGTATTGAAGTAAAAGATACCGGTATCGGTATGGACCCCGAATTTCAGCAACGCCTGTTCCAGAAGTTCCAGCAGGAAGATATATCGGTAGCCAGGAAGTATGGAGGAACGGGCCTGGGCATGAATATCAGCAAGCAACTGGTAGAGCTGATGGGCGGATGCATCACTGTAAACAGCGCGAAAGGGGAAGGCACAGCAGTTACGATCTGTATTCCGTTATTGTCTGGCCGGCCATCCGATCTGCCGGTGAAAAAAGAAACGGTAGCTGATCCGGACGTCCTGCGGCAAAAGAAGATCCTGCTGGTGGAAGATAATGAGATGAACAGGATGGTGGCTACAGCGGTATTGAATAATTATGGCGCCTGTGTAAGCGAAGTGGTGGATGGCTGGGAAGCGGTGAAAGCCGTAAAAGAAAATCATTATGACCTGATATTAATGGATGTGCAAATGCCGGTGATGGATGGTTATGAAGCTACCCGCCTCATCAGGCAGGAAGGCTTTCATCACCTGCCGGTGCTGGCGCTTACCGCCAATGCGATCAAGGGCGAGTATGAGAAATGTATGCAGGCAGGCATGAACGGTTATGTGAGTAAGCCATTTGAAGAAGAGGAACTGATCAAAACCGTGGCGGGCATGTTGGGTACAGAAGTGACCACCGTTCCTGTGCCCGGAAAGCAGGTCCCTGCAGCAGCCTTGTACAGTATTGAAAAGTTGCAGCAGATAAGCATGGATAACGAGGAGTTCATCCCTAAGATGCTGCAGTTGTTCCTGGATGAAGTGCCTGCGGCAGTACAGAGTATCCGCCAGGCTTATACCGGTCACGACCTGAAGAAGGTACAGGCTGTAGCGCACCGGATCAAGCCAGCCCTCGATAACCTGTGCATTGGTTCATTGAAGCAGGAGATCAGAGACCTGGAACAAATGGCCAAAGAAGGAAAGAATGGCACCCGTATGGAAGGTCTTATTCAAAAATTAGAAGATGTGATAGGCCGTGTGGCCGCCGATATGAGAAAGTAA
- a CDS encoding alpha-L-rhamnosidase, which produces MKKTLLLSSLVLLTTIATAQLTIDHLQCENLVNPLGLDLQHPRLSWQLKSDKRNGRQTAYEIIAGEAPALNNIAVTWRSGKVASSQSIRIPYNGTALQAGKRYYWKVRVWDQEGKASAWSQPAWWETGLLQPANWKAKWITPGYVEDSIRRPSPLFRKQFAVKKKIKSARLYITSQGLYRAFINDKMVGDSYLTPGWTSYKHRLQYQTYDVTSQLSQGNNAIGVMLGSGWFRGYLAWANNHDYYGKKLALLAQVVITYADGQTETLSTDESWRSATGAIRYSEIYNGEINDARLDKTGWLTAGYDDKDWSSVATPAISKDNIITTYNEPVKKHETFKPIKIFRTPQGDLVADFGQNLVGLVTVKVSGKAGDSIVIQHAEILDKQGNFYTENLRAARQENIYVLKGNGEESFEPVFTFQGFRYIRVKGFPGELKPEHLTATALYSDMPLTGSFSTSHPLINQLQHNIEWGQKGNFLDVPTDCPQRDERLGWTGDAQVFARTASFNRQVYNFFAKWMADLAADQLKDGRVPAVIPDVLRGDAAGSAGWSDAATIIPWQLYLAYGDTAILRQQYASMKAWVDFMQQASKDYLWNTTWHFGDWLFYRPNDDNDGRSAITDKHLIAQCFFANSLQMLINTAKVLDNTADEKTYAAVLEKVKQAFLKEYLTPNGRLVSSSQTAYVLALHFDMLPDNLRAQAASRLVENIKDYGYHLTTGFLGTPYLCHVLTRFGYNDIAYRLLLQESYPSWLYPVKMGATTIWERWDGQKPDGSFQTPTMNSFNHYAYGAIGDWMYRVAAGIDTDTAGPGYKHIRIKPYPGKGLTDVKASLQTGYGVVSSHWTTQNNRLTLEVEIPANTSADIYIPASSATAIIEGFMPLDEIKELTVIRQEGGYVVVQAGSGKYRFATSLPLSYPAP; this is translated from the coding sequence ATGAAAAAGACCTTACTCTTGAGCAGCCTGGTGCTGCTCACTACGATCGCTACCGCCCAGTTAACGATTGACCACCTGCAGTGTGAAAACCTTGTCAATCCGCTTGGCCTGGACCTGCAGCACCCCCGCCTCTCCTGGCAACTGAAGAGCGACAAACGCAATGGCCGGCAAACTGCTTATGAGATCATAGCCGGTGAAGCGCCGGCACTCAACAATATAGCTGTTACCTGGCGTAGTGGTAAAGTCGCCTCCTCCCAATCGATACGTATTCCCTATAACGGTACTGCCCTGCAAGCCGGCAAAAGATATTACTGGAAAGTAAGGGTATGGGACCAGGAGGGCAAGGCATCTGCCTGGAGCCAGCCTGCCTGGTGGGAAACAGGTTTGCTGCAACCTGCCAACTGGAAAGCCAAATGGATTACGCCCGGTTATGTGGAAGATTCCATTAGGCGGCCCAGCCCCTTGTTCAGAAAGCAATTTGCTGTAAAGAAGAAAATAAAGTCGGCCAGGTTATACATTACTTCTCAGGGTTTGTACCGGGCGTTTATCAATGATAAGATGGTGGGGGATAGTTACCTCACACCAGGGTGGACCAGTTATAAGCACCGGCTGCAATACCAAACGTATGATGTAACCAGCCAGCTCAGCCAGGGCAATAATGCCATTGGTGTAATGCTGGGCAGCGGCTGGTTCAGGGGATACCTGGCCTGGGCCAATAACCATGATTATTATGGAAAAAAACTGGCCCTGCTGGCGCAGGTGGTGATCACGTATGCAGATGGACAAACAGAGACCCTGAGCACTGATGAAAGCTGGCGCTCTGCAACCGGCGCCATCCGTTATTCAGAGATATACAATGGAGAGATCAATGATGCCCGCCTCGACAAAACAGGCTGGCTCACGGCGGGATACGATGATAAGGACTGGTCCTCCGTGGCCACACCTGCTATCAGTAAGGACAATATTATTACCACCTACAATGAACCGGTAAAGAAGCACGAGACCTTTAAGCCTATCAAAATATTCCGCACACCGCAGGGCGACCTGGTGGCCGACTTTGGACAGAACCTCGTAGGACTGGTAACGGTGAAGGTCAGCGGTAAGGCCGGTGATTCTATTGTTATCCAGCATGCAGAAATATTGGATAAACAAGGCAATTTTTATACGGAGAATTTAAGGGCTGCCAGGCAGGAGAATATTTATGTGCTGAAAGGGAATGGGGAAGAAAGTTTTGAACCGGTGTTTACTTTCCAGGGATTCCGGTATATCCGGGTGAAAGGATTTCCCGGTGAATTGAAACCTGAGCATCTTACAGCTACAGCCCTGTATTCTGATATGCCGCTGACCGGCAGCTTCAGTACTTCCCATCCGCTCATTAACCAGTTGCAGCATAATATTGAATGGGGACAAAAAGGCAATTTCCTGGATGTGCCCACCGATTGCCCGCAAAGGGATGAACGGCTTGGCTGGACAGGCGATGCCCAGGTATTTGCACGCACAGCATCTTTCAACAGGCAGGTGTATAATTTCTTCGCCAAATGGATGGCCGATCTGGCAGCCGACCAGTTGAAAGATGGCAGGGTGCCTGCCGTGATACCCGATGTATTGAGAGGAGATGCCGCCGGCTCGGCAGGATGGTCTGATGCGGCTACCATCATTCCCTGGCAACTGTACCTCGCTTATGGCGATACAGCCATTCTAAGGCAGCAATATGCCAGCATGAAAGCCTGGGTGGATTTTATGCAGCAAGCCAGCAAAGACTATTTGTGGAACACGACCTGGCATTTTGGCGATTGGTTGTTTTACCGTCCCAATGATGACAATGATGGCCGCTCTGCCATTACCGATAAACACCTTATTGCCCAATGCTTTTTTGCCAACTCCCTGCAGATGCTGATCAACACGGCTAAGGTGCTGGACAATACAGCAGATGAAAAGACATATGCGGCTGTACTGGAAAAAGTGAAGCAGGCATTCCTGAAGGAATACCTTACGCCAAATGGCCGGCTGGTATCCAGTTCCCAAACCGCCTATGTATTGGCCCTTCATTTCGATATGCTGCCGGATAACCTGCGCGCGCAGGCAGCCAGCAGGCTGGTGGAGAATATCAAGGATTACGGTTACCATCTCACTACCGGGTTCCTGGGAACGCCTTACCTGTGTCATGTGCTCACCCGGTTTGGGTATAATGATATCGCCTACCGGTTATTGTTGCAGGAAAGTTATCCTTCCTGGTTGTACCCGGTTAAGATGGGCGCTACCACCATCTGGGAAAGATGGGACGGGCAAAAGCCGGATGGTAGTTTTCAAACGCCCACGATGAATTCTTTTAACCATTATGCTTACGGCGCTATTGGCGACTGGATGTACCGCGTAGCAGCCGGTATTGATACCGATACAGCCGGACCGGGTTACAAGCATATCCGCATTAAGCCCTATCCCGGCAAGGGATTGACGGATGTAAAGGCCAGTTTGCAAACGGGATATGGCGTTGTCAGTTCACATTGGACTACGCAGAATAACCGGCTCACACTGGAAGTGGAGATCCCTGCCAATACCAGCGCCGACATTTATATCCCGGCCAGCAGTGCCACGGCGATCATAGAAGGCTTTATGCCATTGGACGAGATAAAAGAGCTGACCGTAATCCGGCAGGAGGGAGGTTATGTGGTGGTACAGGCAGGATCGGGCAAATACCGTTTTGCTACCAGCCTGCCTCTGTCGTATCCAGCCCCTTGA
- a CDS encoding iron chaperone: MEATKWATVHSYISKQPSLQKSLLKEMREIIKSVVPKAEEVISYNMPAFKQHYVLVWYAAYKNHIGFYPSSAIAHFKNELTAYKTSKGAIQFPVDQPLPVSLIKKIVKFKVKEDVERAQVKALKAKSK; the protein is encoded by the coding sequence ATGGAAGCAACAAAGTGGGCCACCGTGCATTCATACATTTCAAAGCAGCCATCCCTGCAAAAGTCCTTGCTCAAGGAGATGCGGGAAATAATAAAGAGCGTAGTACCTAAGGCAGAAGAGGTGATCAGCTATAATATGCCTGCCTTCAAACAGCATTATGTGCTGGTATGGTATGCTGCCTACAAAAACCATATTGGGTTTTATCCCTCTTCCGCCATCGCGCATTTTAAGAACGAGCTCACGGCTTATAAAACTTCCAAAGGAGCCATCCAGTTCCCCGTGGATCAGCCGCTGCCGGTATCCCTGATCAAGAAGATCGTAAAGTTCAAAGTGAAGGAGGATGTGGAAAGGGCGCAGGTTAAAGCGCTGAAAGCAAAAAGTAAATAA
- a CDS encoding alpha/beta hydrolase has product MKKQVIPALAILLAIGCSDNKTGNHSDQLKASNMKNEITVADYATDPAIETRTKAFLKALNSGDGKPLEQLSPADARKVLEGAQTSVPVDLSGIDVSEKTITEDGLSVKLFMVRPAGQTGALPAFMFFHGGGWVLGDFPTHQRFVRDLVVYSGAVAVFVEYSRSPEVKYPTALNECYAATKWVAANGTQINVDPKRLAVVGNSAGGNLTAAVALMAKEKKGPALKFQLLFWPVTDANFETVSYNQYADARFLTKNMMIWFWDSYIPQAKRKDIYASPLQASPEQLKGLPPTLVQTAENDVLRDEGEAYARKMDEAGVDVTLLRVEGMIHDYGLLNPLAKIPAVQSALRGAAAELKNALK; this is encoded by the coding sequence ATGAAAAAACAGGTAATACCAGCCCTGGCCATCTTATTAGCCATCGGCTGTTCAGACAACAAGACCGGCAACCATTCCGATCAATTAAAAGCATCAAATATGAAAAATGAAATCACAGTGGCCGATTATGCCACTGATCCGGCTATTGAAACACGCACCAAAGCATTTCTCAAAGCATTGAACAGTGGTGACGGCAAGCCATTGGAGCAACTGTCGCCTGCCGATGCCCGGAAAGTGCTGGAAGGTGCACAAACGTCTGTGCCCGTTGATCTGTCGGGCATTGACGTAAGCGAAAAAACCATTACAGAAGATGGCTTATCTGTGAAGCTGTTCATGGTACGTCCTGCAGGGCAAACAGGCGCCTTACCTGCCTTTATGTTCTTCCATGGCGGTGGCTGGGTATTGGGCGACTTCCCTACCCACCAGCGTTTTGTCCGCGACCTTGTGGTGTATTCAGGCGCTGTTGCTGTGTTTGTGGAATACAGCCGTTCGCCCGAAGTGAAATACCCTACCGCGCTCAATGAATGTTATGCGGCCACCAAATGGGTAGCTGCTAATGGGACACAAATCAATGTAGATCCCAAACGCTTAGCTGTTGTAGGGAATAGCGCGGGTGGCAACCTCACGGCAGCCGTGGCGCTCATGGCTAAAGAAAAGAAAGGACCGGCACTGAAATTCCAGTTACTCTTCTGGCCGGTAACAGATGCCAATTTTGAAACCGTATCTTATAACCAGTATGCTGATGCGCGGTTCCTCACCAAAAACATGATGATCTGGTTCTGGGACAGCTACATTCCACAGGCAAAGCGGAAAGATATCTATGCCTCTCCCTTACAGGCCAGCCCGGAACAACTGAAAGGACTGCCTCCCACCCTGGTGCAAACAGCAGAAAATGATGTACTGCGCGATGAAGGCGAAGCCTATGCCCGTAAAATGGATGAGGCCGGTGTGGATGTTACACTGTTACGTGTTGAGGGCATGATCCATGATTATGGTTTGCTCAATCCGCTGGCGAAGATCCCGGCCGTACAATCGGCCTTGCGCGGCGCCGCGGCTGAATTGAAAAATGCATTGAAATAA
- a CDS encoding phosphohydrolase, whose protein sequence is MEYTNAVIETLLLSFQPVMGKDFAKYRNHVYRVFLNCGLIDPDHQHQEKYAVVAVFHDIGIWTDHTIDYLDPSIAQLNQYLTATGRQEWMEECSEMIQWHHKTSRYNGPYAQTVETFRKADWIDVSLGLITYGVDKQTISANRRMLPNRSFHWFLVRKIVRNLFRHPLNPLPMFRR, encoded by the coding sequence ATGGAGTATACCAATGCTGTGATCGAAACCTTGTTGTTGTCTTTTCAACCCGTTATGGGCAAGGATTTTGCGAAGTACAGGAATCATGTGTACCGGGTATTCCTGAACTGCGGGCTGATAGACCCTGACCATCAGCACCAGGAAAAGTATGCGGTCGTGGCGGTATTCCATGACATCGGCATCTGGACGGACCATACAATTGATTACCTGGATCCTTCTATCGCACAGCTTAACCAATATCTTACTGCCACAGGCAGGCAGGAATGGATGGAGGAATGCAGCGAGATGATCCAATGGCATCATAAGACCAGTAGGTATAATGGTCCTTATGCGCAAACGGTAGAAACTTTCCGGAAGGCCGACTGGATAGATGTGTCATTGGGGTTGATTACTTACGGAGTTGATAAGCAGACGATCAGTGCGAACAGGCGTATGCTGCCGAACCGTAGTTTTCATTGGTTCCTGGTGAGGAAGATTGTCAGGAATTTGTTCCGGCACCCGTTGAATCCTTTGCCGATGTTCCGACGGTAA
- the lpdA gene encoding dihydrolipoyl dehydrogenase → MNTDFDIVVIGSGPGGYVAAIRSAQLGFRTAIVEKYLVLGGTCTNVGCIPSKAMLDSTENYEVIQHKVGKQGIEVGNVHLNFGGLVERNRHVVKQNTEGLNYLMKKNKIQVLSGTGSFVNNTTITVKNSNGEEKQVSSQYFIIATGSKPSTIPGVEIDKQRIITSTEALYLKEQPESMVIIGGGIIGVELASVYHRIGTKVTIVEYGDSLIPTMDRELGKELNKLLTRSGIKVLLSSKVKEATTDGQSVTVRYTDANNAAQEVLAPYCLVAVGRRPYTTGLGLENTQVKLDEKGRVVVNEQLQTGEPNIYALGDVIHGPMLAHKAEDEGVAVADTIAGKPHHINYLRIPGVVYTWPEVAGVGYTEEQLQEQKIEYRKGKFPFLASGRARASDDIDGFVKVLSDPKYGEILGVHIIGARAADLIAQAVLAMQFELTAHELGKISYAHPTFSETLKDAYLIASGRGAINI, encoded by the coding sequence ATGAATACAGATTTTGACATCGTTGTCATTGGCTCCGGGCCGGGCGGCTATGTGGCCGCCATCAGATCGGCGCAACTGGGATTCAGGACCGCTATTGTAGAGAAATACCTGGTATTGGGTGGCACCTGTACCAATGTGGGCTGTATCCCTTCCAAAGCTATGCTCGACAGCACCGAAAATTATGAGGTGATCCAACACAAGGTGGGCAAGCAGGGCATTGAAGTGGGGAATGTGCACCTGAACTTTGGAGGCCTGGTAGAAAGGAACAGGCACGTTGTAAAACAAAATACTGAGGGCCTGAATTACCTGATGAAGAAGAATAAGATACAGGTACTGAGCGGTACCGGTAGTTTTGTGAATAATACTACCATTACGGTGAAGAACAGCAATGGGGAGGAAAAGCAGGTGAGTAGTCAGTATTTTATTATCGCTACCGGTTCCAAACCTTCTACTATTCCGGGTGTGGAAATAGATAAGCAACGTATTATTACTTCCACGGAAGCCTTGTACCTGAAAGAACAACCGGAAAGCATGGTGATCATTGGCGGTGGCATTATCGGTGTGGAGCTGGCTTCTGTATACCACCGCATCGGCACGAAGGTAACGATCGTGGAATACGGCGATAGCCTGATCCCCACGATGGACCGTGAGCTGGGAAAGGAACTGAACAAATTATTGACCCGGTCGGGTATAAAGGTGCTGCTCAGCAGCAAGGTGAAAGAGGCTACCACTGATGGACAGTCGGTAACGGTTCGGTATACCGATGCCAATAATGCAGCGCAGGAAGTGTTAGCACCTTATTGTCTCGTGGCAGTGGGCAGGCGGCCTTACACTACCGGACTGGGACTGGAAAACACGCAAGTGAAGCTGGATGAAAAGGGAAGGGTGGTCGTGAATGAACAGTTACAAACAGGTGAGCCCAATATTTATGCGCTGGGTGATGTGATCCATGGACCCATGCTGGCACACAAAGCAGAAGATGAAGGGGTCGCTGTTGCCGACACCATTGCCGGTAAGCCACACCACATTAACTATCTGCGGATACCGGGCGTGGTATATACCTGGCCCGAAGTAGCCGGCGTAGGTTATACAGAAGAACAGTTGCAGGAACAAAAGATAGAATACCGCAAAGGTAAGTTCCCCTTCCTGGCGAGCGGACGTGCCAGGGCTTCAGACGATATAGATGGATTTGTAAAGGTGCTGAGTGATCCTAAGTATGGTGAAATATTGGGCGTACATATTATTGGCGCGCGGGCTGCCGACCTGATCGCGCAGGCCGTACTGGCTATGCAGTTTGAACTCACTGCTCATGAACTGGGTAAGATATCTTACGCGCACCCTACCTTCTCAGAAACGCTGAAAGACGCTTACCTGATCGCTTCCGGGCGTGGCGCTATTAATATTTAA
- a CDS encoding response regulator yields the protein MQKMILLIDDDQEEFHILNHALQVAGLPHSCVWASGTERAAQLLCEVLPDYIFVDYNMPKENGLACLEKIRKIKAIQDVPVVFYSNSIDETTRLQALERGASFCMEKPNSFSKLVDNLIDIMGDGKLLHSC from the coding sequence ATGCAAAAAATGATCCTGCTGATTGACGATGACCAGGAAGAATTTCATATTCTAAACCATGCCCTGCAGGTAGCTGGTTTGCCGCATAGCTGCGTATGGGCCAGCGGGACCGAACGGGCTGCCCAATTATTGTGTGAGGTACTGCCTGATTATATTTTTGTTGATTACAACATGCCCAAAGAGAATGGCCTTGCCTGCCTGGAAAAGATCAGGAAAATAAAGGCTATACAGGATGTTCCGGTGGTATTCTATTCCAACAGCATTGATGAAACAACCCGGTTACAGGCCCTGGAAAGAGGCGCCTCTTTCTGTATGGAAAAACCCAATTCCTTTTCAAAACTGGTAGATAATTTAATTGATATCATGGGAGATGGGAAATTACTACACAGTTGTTAA